ACCGGCATTCTTGGGGGCCTCGCATCAAGCACGGCCGTGACGTTGAGCGTCGCGGAGCGGAGCCGAGACTCGGAGGGACTAGACCGGCCCTTCGCATTGGCTGTGCTCCTGGCCTGGGCCATTATGTTCGTCCGTGTCATCGTGGAAGTGGCGGTCATCAATCCGTCCCTGCTCTTGACCGTCTGGGCGCCCGTCCTGGGGGTTTTCGTTGTAATCCTCGCCTACTGTGGGTACCTGTACGGCGTGCAGCCAGCCGAAAAGCACGACGAACCCCAGACCGTCAAGAATCCGTTTCGCCTCGGTCCTGCAATCACGTTTGGGGTGTTATACGCCGTCATCCTCGTCCTGTCGAACGGGGCGCAAACCTACTTTGGCGACGCGGGTGTGTACCTGTCGAGCGTCGTGGCGGGGCTGGCGGACGTGGACGCCATCACCCTTTCGATGGCTCGGCTTCACGAAAGTGGAGACGTGGGGGCGGTGCCCGCCACCCGTGCCATCGTGATCGCGGCGGCCGCCAATACGGTGCTGAAGGGGGGCATCGTGGCGCTCACCGGCACGTCGGGCCTGCGGCGGGCGGTGGTGCCGGGCCTGCTCTTGATTGTGGGGGCGTCCGGTGTGGCCCTGCTTTTCATTTAGGGCCTTGAGTACGTGGCGGGCGGGCGCGGCGGCCTGTGCGGTGCAGCAT
This is a stretch of genomic DNA from Salinibacter grassmerensis. It encodes these proteins:
- a CDS encoding MgtC/SapB family protein yields the protein MPPDTLTLFYRFGVALVLGLFMGLQREYAYRDRADGDGELLAGARTFPIIALLGAASALGAAELESGLPFAMSVIAIGVLLAVGHFLQARARDTGLTTEMAALVAFFTGGLCYWGYLRLGAALGVGTAVLLSLKVQTHALARTLDQEDVIATLKFAVITVIVLPLLPQQGYGPSPFDVLVPYNVWLMVVLISGISFLGYVLIKVVGPRRGVGLTGILGGLASSTAVTLSVAERSRDSEGLDRPFALAVLLAWAIMFVRVIVEVAVINPSLLLTVWAPVLGVFVVILAYCGYLYGVQPAEKHDEPQTVKNPFRLGPAITFGVLYAVILVLSNGAQTYFGDAGVYLSSVVAGLADVDAITLSMARLHESGDVGAVPATRAIVIAAAANTVLKGGIVALTGTSGLRRAVVPGLLLIVGASGVALLFI